In Elaeis guineensis isolate ETL-2024a chromosome 1, EG11, whole genome shotgun sequence, a genomic segment contains:
- the LOC105038152 gene encoding aquaporin NIP6-1 isoform X2, with product MGEDGASALENPGVPLLGGHKSSRFADRWRSLLGRGNCFAVKPWTIDDDGPSIPASGSLVRKVGAEFIGTFMLVFASTAAAIIDQQSNGAVTLLGLAACSGIAAMIIILSTGHISGAHLNPSVTIAFATFKHFSWEKVLVYIAAQLSASLCAAFALKAIFYPILGEGVTVPSGSAGAAFVMEFIIGFNLMFVTTAVATDVRAVGELAGITVGATVAMNNIIAGFVCHVLLDKKRNLKPVYIRA from the exons ATGGGCGAAGACGGCGCCTCTGCACTGGAAAACCCCGGAGTTCCACTCCTTGGAGGGCACAAGTCCAGTCGGTTCGCCGATAGGTGGCGTTCACTACTTGGCCGCGGCAATTGCTTCGCAGTTAAGCCTTGGACCATCGACGACGATGGCCCAAGCATCCCAGCTTCCGGTTCCCTTGTAAGAAAG GTGGGGGCTGAGTTCATTGGCACTTTCATGCTAGTGTTCGCCAGCACGGCTGCGGCAATTATCGATCAGCAGTCCAACGGTGCCGTCACCTTATTAGGCCTAGCAGCCTGTTCCGGCATCGCCGCCATGATCATCATCCTCTCGACCGGCCACATCTCCGGTGCTCACCTCAATCCATCTGTCACTATTGCCTTTGCCACCTTCAAACACTTCTCTTGGGAGAAG GTACTGGTATACATCGCTGCACAATTGTCGGCATCACTATGCGCGGCATTTGCATTGAAGGCAATCTTTTATCCGATTTTGGGAGAAGGTGTAACGGTGCCAAGTGGTAGTGCGGGTGCGGCGTTTGTAATGGAGTTTATTATTGGATTCAATCTCATGTTTGTCACCACGGCAGTTGCCACTGATGTTAGAGCA GTTGGGGAGCTGGCTGGGATCACGGTAGGAGCAACTGTGGCAATGAACAACATCATTGCTGGGTTTGTATGCCACGTTTTATTggataaaaaaagaaatttaaaacCAGTGTACATTCGGGCATAA
- the LOC105038152 gene encoding aquaporin NIP6-1 isoform X1: MGEDGASALENPGVPLLGGHKSSRFADRWRSLLGRGNCFAVKPWTIDDDGPSIPASGSLVRKVGAEFIGTFMLVFASTAAAIIDQQSNGAVTLLGLAACSGIAAMIIILSTGHISGAHLNPSVTIAFATFKHFSWEKVLVYIAAQLSASLCAAFALKAIFYPILGEGVTVPSGSAGAAFVMEFIIGFNLMFVTTAVATDVRAVGELAGITVGATVAMNNIIAGRISGASMNPARTLGPAVAANNYKAIWVYFTAPILGTLTGAGAYTAVKLTEDDGTPTMRSFRR, from the exons ATGGGCGAAGACGGCGCCTCTGCACTGGAAAACCCCGGAGTTCCACTCCTTGGAGGGCACAAGTCCAGTCGGTTCGCCGATAGGTGGCGTTCACTACTTGGCCGCGGCAATTGCTTCGCAGTTAAGCCTTGGACCATCGACGACGATGGCCCAAGCATCCCAGCTTCCGGTTCCCTTGTAAGAAAG GTGGGGGCTGAGTTCATTGGCACTTTCATGCTAGTGTTCGCCAGCACGGCTGCGGCAATTATCGATCAGCAGTCCAACGGTGCCGTCACCTTATTAGGCCTAGCAGCCTGTTCCGGCATCGCCGCCATGATCATCATCCTCTCGACCGGCCACATCTCCGGTGCTCACCTCAATCCATCTGTCACTATTGCCTTTGCCACCTTCAAACACTTCTCTTGGGAGAAG GTACTGGTATACATCGCTGCACAATTGTCGGCATCACTATGCGCGGCATTTGCATTGAAGGCAATCTTTTATCCGATTTTGGGAGAAGGTGTAACGGTGCCAAGTGGTAGTGCGGGTGCGGCGTTTGTAATGGAGTTTATTATTGGATTCAATCTCATGTTTGTCACCACGGCAGTTGCCACTGATGTTAGAGCA GTTGGGGAGCTGGCTGGGATCACGGTAGGAGCAACTGTGGCAATGAACAACATCATTGCTGG GAGGATTAGCGGGGCATCTATGAATCCAGCGAGGACGCTGGGCCCGGCGGTGGCGGCAAACAACTACAAGGCCATATGGGTATACTTCACGGCACCAATCCTGGGGACCCTCACCGGGGCCGGAGCCTACACTGCTGTCAAGCTCACGGAGGACGATGGCACCCCAACTATGCGAAGCTTCAGAAGGTGA